In Ochrobactrum vermis, the following proteins share a genomic window:
- a CDS encoding TonB-dependent receptor domain-containing protein — translation MHLLKSSVLLVSASVLALPSTTVAQSLPDGDGSVVLDTIVVTPLRRASSLQRSTSSVTVIDSADIERSAASDLQSLLKSYSGISIKANGGQGSSAGIFIRGMSSDQTVVLVNGVRTASATNGSTALSNIPLTSIERIEIAKGAHSAQYGADAMGGVVNIITKQGGACGERSWCGSLSTGVSHPWGGYASGSIQGRSNAGVDYAFGAAITGTQGYDFTTPEAYGHEPDRDGFLQGSFNFALSKDFDWGKIYADGLFSRGRNQYDAKAPSPDQADSTAFTGKIGTRVDHTADRSSTLEFSAGIDSSRNFRKGVSRSDRFETKRYGVFASTEKSFDTGKVSHTVTAGVEAYREEINTTVSYGENSRDLAAIFGQYSLEYEALRFDGGLRYDHNSQFGDVATYNLGVSYEILPDLVLRSSYATGFRAPTFNDLYYPLSGNPDLKPEKSGSYELGLNWRISSGTSLDMAFYDTRLRQGISWREDEQTHLWLPVNVDRAHITGFEATLDHRFNEQWGVKGLVDLKRPIDEATGNDLPYRERFKAAAEVNFTPIEKLDLTARLIYGGSRYADAANKKKLGDYVTADFVALYSIDKQSQLKFSVENIFDKDYQTSSGYIAPGRTINIGLTRNF, via the coding sequence ATGCACCTTTTAAAATCATCGGTTCTGCTCGTATCGGCCAGCGTTCTTGCGCTGCCGTCCACGACGGTTGCTCAAAGTCTGCCAGATGGCGATGGCAGCGTGGTCCTTGATACAATCGTGGTCACGCCATTGCGTCGCGCATCTTCGCTGCAGCGCTCGACCTCGTCGGTGACTGTCATCGATTCAGCGGACATCGAGCGGTCGGCTGCTTCCGATCTGCAGTCGCTGCTGAAGTCCTATAGCGGTATTTCCATAAAGGCGAATGGTGGGCAGGGTTCTTCCGCCGGAATTTTTATTCGTGGAATGTCTTCTGATCAAACAGTCGTTCTGGTCAATGGCGTGCGTACGGCGTCGGCAACGAATGGCTCGACCGCGCTTTCCAATATTCCTCTAACCTCTATCGAGCGCATTGAAATCGCCAAGGGGGCTCATTCTGCACAATATGGGGCTGATGCCATGGGCGGGGTGGTCAACATCATTACGAAACAGGGCGGAGCCTGTGGTGAGCGTTCCTGGTGCGGCAGTCTCTCTACTGGCGTCAGCCATCCTTGGGGAGGATATGCTTCGGGGTCCATTCAGGGACGCAGCAACGCCGGTGTCGACTATGCTTTTGGCGCAGCTATAACCGGTACGCAAGGGTATGATTTCACTACGCCTGAAGCCTATGGGCATGAACCGGATCGCGACGGGTTTTTGCAGGGCTCTTTCAACTTTGCCCTGTCGAAGGATTTCGACTGGGGTAAAATCTATGCGGACGGTCTCTTCAGCCGGGGGCGCAACCAGTATGACGCCAAAGCGCCGTCACCGGATCAGGCTGACAGCACAGCATTTACGGGCAAGATCGGAACGCGCGTCGATCATACGGCGGATAGGTCGTCCACGCTGGAGTTCAGCGCCGGCATCGACAGCAGCCGTAACTTCCGCAAGGGCGTGAGTAGATCCGATCGGTTTGAAACCAAGCGTTATGGTGTCTTTGCCTCGACCGAAAAGAGTTTCGATACGGGCAAGGTCAGTCACACCGTGACCGCTGGCGTGGAAGCCTATCGCGAGGAGATCAACACCACCGTTTCGTATGGTGAAAACAGCCGCGATCTGGCGGCCATATTCGGACAGTATTCGCTCGAATACGAGGCGCTGCGTTTCGATGGCGGGCTGCGTTATGACCACAATAGCCAATTTGGCGATGTCGCCACCTATAATCTTGGTGTGAGCTATGAAATCCTGCCCGATCTGGTGCTGCGGTCTTCTTACGCTACCGGTTTCCGCGCGCCTACGTTCAATGATCTCTACTATCCCTTGTCGGGAAATCCGGATCTGAAACCCGAGAAATCGGGCTCTTATGAACTGGGATTGAATTGGCGGATAAGTTCCGGCACCAGTCTGGATATGGCATTCTACGACACCCGGTTAAGGCAGGGTATTAGCTGGAGAGAGGACGAGCAAACACATCTGTGGTTGCCAGTAAACGTTGATCGAGCTCACATAACTGGGTTTGAAGCGACGCTTGATCACCGCTTCAACGAACAGTGGGGTGTCAAAGGTTTAGTGGACCTTAAACGGCCTATTGATGAAGCCACAGGAAACGATCTTCCCTATCGCGAACGTTTCAAGGCCGCAGCTGAGGTCAATTTCACACCAATTGAGAAGCTCGATCTTACCGCAAGATTGATCTATGGCGGTTCGCGCTATGCTGATGCTGCTAACAAAAAGAAACTTGGCGACTATGTGACGGCTGATTTCGTCGCGCTCTATTCCATCGACAAGCAATCGCAATTGAAGTTCTCTGTCGAGAACATCTTTGACAAGGATTATCAGACCAGCTCTGGCTATATTGCACCGGGACGCACCATCAATATCGGGTTGACCCGGAATTTCTGA
- a CDS encoding ABC transporter permease: protein MRISNIFQLGVKELRGLARDPMLLILIVYAFTLAIYTASKAMPETLNNAAIAIVDEDQSPVSSRITTAFYPPYFVPPKLISSYEMDARMDEGLDTFALNIPPNFQRDLLAGRSPTIQLNVDATRMSQAFTGGGYVQSIVSSEVSEFLNRYRGSAQAPVELNLRARFNQDLNKGWFGAINNVISSVTMLSIILTGAALIREREHGTIEHLLVMPVTPVEIMVSKIWSMGLVVLVASAFALVFVVQGLLAVPIYGSVSLFLVGAALQLFATTSLGIFLATAAGSMPQFGMLLMLVLLPLQVLSGGTTPRESMPEIIQTIMLAAPNTHFVILAQSILFRGAGLGVVWPQFMALIVIGSVLFYFALQRFRAFLR from the coding sequence ATGCGGATATCCAACATATTCCAGCTTGGCGTGAAGGAATTGCGCGGTCTCGCGCGTGATCCGATGCTGCTGATCCTGATCGTTTATGCCTTTACGCTTGCGATCTATACGGCATCAAAGGCAATGCCTGAAACTCTCAACAATGCGGCAATAGCGATTGTCGACGAAGATCAATCGCCGGTTTCCAGCCGGATAACGACGGCATTCTATCCGCCATATTTCGTGCCTCCGAAGCTGATTTCGTCCTACGAAATGGATGCCCGGATGGATGAAGGGCTCGATACGTTTGCGTTGAACATACCGCCGAATTTCCAGCGTGATCTTCTGGCAGGCCGTTCGCCGACAATCCAGCTCAATGTTGATGCAACCCGGATGAGCCAGGCCTTTACCGGGGGCGGTTATGTGCAGTCGATTGTGTCGAGTGAGGTGAGCGAATTTCTCAATCGCTATCGCGGTAGCGCACAAGCGCCTGTCGAACTCAATCTCAGAGCGAGATTCAATCAGGATCTGAACAAGGGCTGGTTCGGTGCAATCAATAACGTGATTTCATCGGTTACGATGCTGTCGATCATCCTGACAGGTGCAGCCCTCATTCGAGAACGCGAACATGGAACCATAGAACATCTGCTGGTGATGCCGGTAACGCCGGTTGAAATCATGGTCAGCAAGATATGGTCCATGGGGCTCGTCGTGCTGGTTGCTTCGGCTTTTGCGCTGGTCTTCGTGGTGCAAGGGCTACTTGCCGTACCGATCTATGGGTCGGTATCGCTGTTTCTGGTTGGTGCAGCACTCCAGCTTTTTGCAACGACTAGCCTTGGTATCTTTCTGGCAACGGCGGCTGGTTCCATGCCGCAGTTCGGAATGCTGCTGATGCTGGTGCTTCTGCCGTTGCAGGTGCTTTCAGGTGGAACAACGCCCCGTGAAAGCATGCCCGAGATCATCCAGACAATCATGCTGGCCGCACCGAATACGCATTTCGTCATATTGGCGCAATCTATCCTGTTTCGCGGAGCAGGGCTGGGCGTCGTCTGGCCGCAATTTATGGCACTGATCGTCATTGGTTCTGTGCTGTTCTATTTCGCGCTGCAGCGTTTCCGTGCATTTCTGCGATAG
- a CDS encoding Gfo/Idh/MocA family protein has translation MADNAGVVVAGLIGSGFMGKTHALALANVNRVFDLPINIQLHTLADVNAEIATKAAKQLGFANATGDWRELATNPNINLVDITTPNRFHKEMALAAIEAGKHVYCEKPLAPTAAECLEMTLAAEKRGIQTAVGFNYLKNPMIKLAKEIIDSGELGEIRNFRGIHAEDFMADARIPWTWRLDPAGGGGALADIGSHIIAAARYLIGPIAAVMGDSLTIISERPDSLNLSQMKYVEVDDVCRAFIRFENGATGTLEASWIASGRKMQHDFEISGSKGSLFFSQERFNELDLFLFSDKKGQQGFRKIFAGPEHEPYGAFCVAGGHQIGFNDLKTIEVRDFLLAIAGQKNKHADFREGYEVQNTVETIYASSRERQWKNI, from the coding sequence ATGGCTGATAACGCTGGGGTTGTGGTGGCAGGCTTGATCGGGTCCGGCTTCATGGGCAAGACGCACGCCCTTGCTCTTGCAAACGTCAACCGCGTCTTCGATTTACCGATCAACATCCAGCTTCACACATTGGCGGATGTGAATGCGGAAATAGCGACAAAAGCCGCAAAACAACTGGGATTTGCAAATGCCACCGGCGACTGGCGGGAATTGGCCACCAACCCAAACATCAATCTCGTAGACATCACCACGCCAAACCGTTTTCACAAGGAAATGGCACTCGCCGCCATTGAAGCAGGCAAACACGTGTATTGCGAAAAGCCACTTGCGCCGACCGCTGCCGAGTGCCTCGAAATGACGCTCGCGGCAGAAAAGAGGGGTATCCAAACAGCCGTCGGTTTCAACTATCTGAAGAACCCGATGATAAAACTGGCGAAGGAAATCATCGACAGCGGCGAGTTGGGCGAAATTCGCAATTTTCGCGGCATTCACGCCGAAGATTTCATGGCCGATGCCCGCATCCCTTGGACCTGGCGCCTCGACCCGGCAGGCGGTGGTGGAGCGCTAGCCGATATCGGCAGTCATATCATCGCCGCCGCGCGCTATCTCATTGGACCGATAGCAGCAGTTATGGGCGACTCCCTCACCATCATCAGCGAGCGCCCGGATAGTTTGAACCTTTCGCAGATGAAATACGTCGAAGTGGATGATGTCTGCCGTGCTTTCATACGTTTCGAAAATGGAGCGACCGGCACACTCGAGGCAAGCTGGATCGCCAGCGGCCGCAAAATGCAGCACGACTTTGAGATTTCAGGATCGAAAGGCTCTCTGTTCTTCTCGCAGGAGCGCTTCAATGAACTCGATCTGTTTCTCTTTTCCGACAAGAAGGGACAACAGGGCTTCCGCAAGATCTTCGCAGGTCCGGAACACGAACCCTATGGCGCATTCTGTGTGGCGGGTGGCCACCAGATTGGCTTCAACGATCTGAAGACGATTGAAGTCCGCGACTTCCTGCTTGCCATCGCCGGACAGAAAAACAAGCACGCCGATTTTCGCGAAGGTTACGAAGTTCAGAACACCGTGGAAACGATCTACGCCTCTTCCCGCGAGCGCCAGTGGAAAAATATCTAG
- a CDS encoding FecCD family ABC transporter permease, producing MTERKRFYLLLAGLAMLVALLFIVSLLTGPAAISMADSLKALFGDESEMIVLVMREIRLPRALLALLIGGSLGLSGAALQGYLRNPLAEPGLLGVSASASFGAVIAIYSGLSLLFPLALPLLALAGAFVSVFLVKLLAGRNAGTLAVILAGVAVTSLAGAFTALALNLSPNPFAAMEIVFWMLGSLADRSMTHVALSAPFILIGWAMLLALGRSLDSLTLGADAAATMGVNLVRVQLFAVLGTAACVGASTAVAGAIGFVGLVVPHLLRPLVGARPSRLLVASGFGGAALLLAADVLVRIVMPGRELKLGVLTAIIGAPFFLWLVFKYRRQLV from the coding sequence GTGACTGAACGGAAGCGCTTCTATCTCCTGCTTGCCGGACTGGCTATGCTTGTGGCTTTGCTTTTCATTGTTTCGTTGCTGACTGGACCGGCTGCGATCAGTATGGCCGACAGCCTCAAGGCGCTTTTCGGCGATGAAAGCGAAATGATTGTACTGGTCATGCGCGAAATCCGTTTGCCTCGGGCATTGCTTGCGCTTCTCATCGGAGGTTCACTTGGATTGTCTGGTGCTGCTCTGCAGGGGTACCTGCGCAACCCGCTCGCCGAACCTGGTCTGCTGGGTGTAAGCGCATCCGCGTCATTCGGCGCTGTCATTGCTATCTATAGCGGTCTGTCGCTTCTGTTTCCTCTGGCTTTGCCGCTGCTCGCACTGGCAGGAGCCTTCGTGTCGGTTTTTCTCGTCAAGCTTCTCGCAGGGCGCAATGCCGGCACGCTCGCCGTCATACTGGCAGGTGTTGCGGTGACAAGTCTCGCTGGCGCATTTACGGCACTGGCGCTCAACCTGTCGCCCAACCCGTTTGCCGCAATGGAGATCGTCTTCTGGATGCTGGGATCATTGGCAGACAGATCGATGACGCATGTGGCTCTCTCTGCACCATTCATCCTGATTGGCTGGGCGATGCTTCTGGCACTCGGACGGTCTCTCGACAGTTTGACACTCGGCGCGGATGCCGCGGCCACTATGGGCGTTAATCTGGTTCGCGTGCAGCTTTTTGCTGTGCTTGGTACAGCGGCATGTGTGGGAGCCTCCACCGCCGTTGCGGGTGCAATCGGTTTCGTAGGGTTGGTGGTTCCTCACCTTCTGCGTCCGCTAGTCGGTGCGCGTCCATCACGATTGCTGGTTGCTAGTGGTTTCGGTGGAGCTGCCCTGTTGCTGGCCGCTGACGTATTGGTACGTATCGTCATGCCGGGACGTGAGCTGAAACTGGGGGTCCTGACGGCAATTATAGGCGCGCCATTCTTCCTTTGGCTGGTGTTCAAATATCGGAGGCAGCTCGTATGA
- a CDS encoding ABC transporter substrate-binding protein: MKRASVQWITSFCLAVGLALFVRNSADAAEIPQRVVSINVCTDQLALLLADKGQLQSVSYLSLDPELSVMAAKARKVPVNHVQAEEVFLMKPDLVLAGTFSSRATVGLLRRLGVRVEEFAPARSFNDIEAHLRRMGELLGRQAEANWEVDQMKAALAAIRPPSRRKTVALYFANSYTSGRGTLVDQAVRLAGLDNLADRVGVSGSAPLPLEKLLLEKPDILVRSSRDRAPALAFENFQHPALRALEKQARPVTIADNLTVCGGPFSVEAVAELAEAARD, translated from the coding sequence ATGAAAAGGGCATCCGTACAATGGATCACCAGCTTCTGCCTTGCGGTTGGGCTGGCCCTTTTTGTTCGAAATTCAGCAGACGCAGCGGAAATCCCCCAACGGGTCGTTTCCATCAATGTATGTACCGATCAGCTCGCATTGCTACTGGCAGACAAGGGGCAGTTGCAGTCGGTTTCCTATCTGTCGCTGGACCCGGAACTGTCCGTCATGGCTGCTAAAGCCCGTAAGGTTCCGGTCAACCATGTGCAGGCAGAGGAAGTTTTTCTGATGAAACCTGATCTTGTGCTGGCGGGAACATTCTCGTCGAGGGCAACGGTGGGGCTGTTGCGCAGACTGGGTGTCCGTGTGGAAGAGTTCGCACCCGCCCGTTCGTTCAACGATATAGAAGCCCATCTGCGGCGCATGGGTGAGTTGCTTGGAAGACAGGCGGAAGCGAACTGGGAAGTCGATCAAATGAAAGCTGCTTTGGCGGCAATTCGGCCTCCGTCCCGCCGCAAGACGGTCGCGCTTTATTTTGCCAACAGTTACACATCTGGCCGGGGAACGCTGGTCGATCAGGCTGTACGCCTTGCCGGACTTGATAATCTGGCCGATAGGGTGGGCGTCAGTGGTTCCGCTCCGTTACCCTTGGAAAAGCTGCTGCTCGAAAAGCCGGATATTCTGGTGCGCAGTTCAAGAGATCGTGCCCCCGCGCTGGCTTTCGAGAATTTTCAACATCCGGCGTTGCGGGCGCTTGAAAAACAGGCGAGGCCAGTGACGATAGCGGATAATCTGACGGTTTGCGGCGGTCCATTCAGCGTCGAAGCTGTGGCCGAACTTGCGGAGGCCGCGCGTGACTGA
- a CDS encoding sugar ABC transporter substrate-binding protein — protein MQSLLKSAVAGVALLAASFAAHAADINIVVVSHGQASDPFWSVVKNGVAEAAKDTGAKVDYRAPETFDMVQMAQLIDAAINQKPQGIVVSIPDADALGPSIQRAVAAGIPVISMNSGSDASKKLGALLHVGQDEFDAGKVAGEALKNAGGKKGICVNQEVGNVSLDQRCAGFKEGFGDVTVLPTSTDPAENEAKVRAALASDASVDTILTLNATLAGEPAVKAAAESGRSGIHVATFDMSAGFLEAVEKGQADFAIDQQQFLQGYLPVSFLALNAKYGLMPGGNVPSGPNLITKDKAKQVVELSAKGIR, from the coding sequence ATGCAATCTCTATTGAAGTCGGCAGTAGCCGGGGTGGCGTTGCTGGCTGCATCTTTCGCAGCCCATGCAGCCGATATTAACATTGTCGTCGTCAGCCACGGTCAGGCATCGGATCCGTTCTGGTCGGTGGTGAAGAATGGCGTTGCCGAAGCGGCAAAGGATACGGGTGCGAAGGTCGATTATCGCGCGCCGGAAACCTTCGATATGGTGCAGATGGCCCAGCTTATCGACGCTGCGATCAACCAGAAGCCGCAGGGCATTGTGGTTTCCATTCCAGATGCTGATGCGCTTGGACCGTCGATCCAGCGGGCTGTAGCAGCCGGTATTCCGGTGATTTCCATGAACTCCGGGTCTGATGCCTCGAAGAAGCTCGGCGCTCTGCTGCATGTCGGTCAGGACGAGTTCGATGCTGGTAAGGTTGCTGGTGAGGCGCTGAAGAATGCTGGCGGCAAGAAAGGTATTTGCGTCAATCAGGAAGTCGGCAATGTCTCGCTTGATCAACGCTGTGCAGGCTTCAAGGAAGGCTTCGGTGACGTAACGGTTTTGCCGACATCGACCGATCCTGCCGAAAATGAAGCCAAGGTTCGTGCTGCCTTGGCATCTGACGCTAGCGTCGACACAATCCTGACGCTCAATGCAACACTTGCAGGTGAACCTGCTGTAAAAGCTGCTGCTGAGAGCGGTCGCAGCGGAATCCACGTTGCGACGTTCGATATGTCGGCTGGCTTCCTGGAGGCCGTTGAAAAGGGACAGGCAGACTTCGCCATCGACCAGCAGCAGTTCCTGCAAGGCTATCTGCCGGTATCGTTCCTTGCGCTTAATGCGAAGTACGGTCTGATGCCGGGTGGCAATGTTCCATCTGGCCCGAACCTTATCACCAAGGATAAGGCTAAGCAGGTCGTGGAACTTTCGGCCAAGGGTATCCGCTAA
- a CDS encoding ABC transporter ATP-binding protein, which translates to MTLLSAHDLSVTLGGKAALGGASFKISGGEFIGLIGPNGAGKTTLLRAILGLVASRGEIVLDGDDLRQMSASTKAQNLAYLPQDRDVAWPVSVEILVSLGRSALKPVFATLSAQDEALIETAMQRMDVARFRDRAAIELSGGERARVLIARVLAQDTPVILADEPVAGLDPSHQLGLMEIFSELAKEGRTVVASLHELSLAAQHCTRLILLDKGHIVADGEPTEVLTPQLLHDVYGIRAKIMMVDGEFIVHPTSRIG; encoded by the coding sequence ATGACATTGCTTTCGGCACATGATCTTTCGGTTACGCTCGGCGGGAAGGCAGCGCTTGGCGGTGCGAGTTTCAAAATTAGTGGTGGTGAATTCATCGGGCTGATCGGGCCTAACGGCGCCGGGAAGACGACATTGTTGCGCGCCATTCTGGGACTTGTAGCATCCAGAGGGGAAATTGTCCTCGATGGGGATGATTTGCGCCAGATGAGCGCTTCGACGAAAGCGCAGAACCTCGCATATCTACCGCAGGATCGCGATGTTGCTTGGCCGGTATCGGTCGAAATACTTGTTTCGTTGGGCCGCTCCGCTCTGAAGCCGGTTTTTGCGACCTTGAGTGCGCAAGATGAAGCGCTTATCGAGACTGCGATGCAGCGTATGGACGTCGCGCGATTTCGGGACAGGGCGGCGATAGAACTTTCCGGTGGTGAACGCGCGCGCGTGCTGATTGCACGCGTCTTGGCGCAGGATACGCCCGTAATACTCGCTGATGAGCCGGTTGCCGGACTTGACCCTTCTCATCAGCTTGGATTGATGGAAATTTTCTCCGAACTCGCAAAGGAGGGAAGGACCGTCGTTGCCTCATTGCATGAGTTAAGTCTTGCGGCACAGCATTGCACACGCCTTATTTTGCTCGACAAGGGACATATCGTTGCGGATGGTGAGCCGACGGAAGTGCTCACGCCGCAACTGTTGCACGACGTCTATGGCATAAGAGCGAAAATCATGATGGTGGATGGCGAGTTCATCGTCCATCCGACCTCACGTATAGGCTAG